One genomic window of Cupriavidus oxalaticus includes the following:
- the hemL gene encoding glutamate-1-semialdehyde 2,1-aminomutase, producing the protein MSRNQQLFDRAQQTIPGGVNSPVRAFRSVGGTPRFITRAEGAYMWDADGQRYIDYIGSWGPMIVGHAHPEVVRAVQETAAHSFSFGAPTEAEIAMAEEICKLVPSIEQVRLVSSGTEATMSALRLARGFTGRDLIIKFEGCYHGHADSLLVKAGSGLLTFADTTQNAPSSAGVPADVTRHTMVLEYNNVEQLEQAFAKHAGEIAAVIVEPVAGNMNLVRASDAFLKAMRELCSRDGAVLIFDEVMTGFRVALGGAQAHYGIRPDMTCLGKVIGGGMPAAAFGGRRDIMAKLAPLGGVYQAGTLSGNPLAVAAGLTTLKLIQAPGFYDRLAAQTRKLADGLAEAAQAAGVPFAADAIGGMFGLYFREGVPGSFAEVTKSDTARFNRFFHAMLDNGVYLAPSAFEAGFVSAQHDDAILGATFDAARKAFAAA; encoded by the coding sequence ATGTCCCGTAACCAGCAGCTCTTCGACCGCGCCCAGCAGACCATTCCTGGCGGCGTCAACTCCCCCGTGCGTGCCTTCCGCTCGGTGGGCGGCACGCCGCGCTTCATCACGCGCGCCGAAGGAGCCTATATGTGGGATGCCGATGGCCAGCGCTATATCGACTACATCGGCTCCTGGGGTCCGATGATCGTCGGCCACGCCCACCCCGAGGTGGTGCGCGCGGTGCAGGAGACCGCGGCCCACAGCTTCTCGTTCGGCGCCCCGACCGAGGCCGAGATCGCCATGGCCGAGGAAATCTGCAAGCTGGTGCCGTCGATCGAGCAGGTGCGGCTGGTGTCTTCCGGCACCGAGGCGACCATGAGCGCGCTGCGGCTGGCGCGCGGGTTTACCGGCCGCGACCTGATCATCAAGTTCGAGGGCTGCTACCACGGCCATGCCGACAGCCTGCTGGTCAAGGCCGGCTCGGGCCTGCTGACCTTTGCCGACACCACGCAGAACGCCCCCTCCTCGGCTGGCGTGCCGGCCGACGTCACCCGCCACACCATGGTGCTGGAGTACAACAACGTCGAGCAGCTGGAGCAGGCCTTCGCCAAGCACGCCGGCGAGATCGCCGCGGTGATCGTCGAGCCGGTGGCCGGCAACATGAACCTGGTGCGCGCCAGCGACGCCTTCCTGAAGGCTATGCGCGAACTGTGCAGCCGCGACGGCGCGGTGCTGATCTTCGACGAAGTGATGACCGGCTTCCGCGTGGCGCTGGGCGGCGCCCAGGCCCACTACGGCATCCGCCCGGACATGACCTGCCTGGGCAAGGTGATCGGCGGCGGCATGCCGGCGGCAGCCTTCGGCGGGCGGCGCGACATCATGGCCAAGCTGGCGCCGCTGGGCGGCGTCTACCAGGCCGGCACGCTGTCGGGCAATCCGCTGGCGGTGGCCGCCGGCCTGACCACGCTGAAGCTGATCCAGGCGCCCGGCTTCTACGACCGGCTGGCCGCGCAGACCCGCAAGCTGGCCGACGGCCTGGCCGAAGCCGCGCAGGCAGCCGGCGTGCCGTTCGCAGCGGACGCCATCGGCGGCATGTTCGGCCTGTATTTCCGCGAAGGCGTGCCGGGCAGCTTCGCCGAGGTGACCAAGAGCGACACCGCGCGCTTCAATCGCTTCTTCCATGCCATGCTGGACAACGGCGTCTACCTGGCGCCGTCGGCGTTCGAGGCCGGCTTTGTCTCGGCGCAGCACGACGACGCCATCCTGGGCGCCACCTTCGATGCCGCGCGCAAGGCGTTCGCGGCGGCCTGA
- a CDS encoding rubredoxin — MEYKTWMCLICGWIYDEAAGAPEDGIAPGTRWEDVPINWTCPECGARKEDFEMVAI; from the coding sequence ATGGAATACAAGACTTGGATGTGCCTGATCTGCGGCTGGATCTACGACGAAGCCGCAGGCGCGCCGGAAGACGGCATCGCCCCCGGTACCCGGTGGGAAGACGTGCCCATCAACTGGACCTGCCCGGAATGCGGTGCGCGCAAGGAAGATTTCGAGATGGTGGCCATCTGA
- a CDS encoding methyl-accepting chemotaxis protein, whose translation MGFKKFSLGRRTPAADAAAALGGGPDMAYAGGREAAPAEPASATPAASAAPAGLGATPLEHVSAWMGRMPFSSQQRVLTVGVVVSLVALLGSVYLDNRIANNAAAQIEIAGDMLMHSQRLGKAVPVALLGNAQAFTQLRESKETLAKDLKALQDGSDEKHVRATTGDAAPLLETAMTSWKRSEKSAADVLAQRPVLTTIGQTLQVFNASNPELLEAAEQVAAIKLQSGANAREVAASAQLVMLTQRLGKNLNEFLAGEGVNPETAFLLGKDTNTFRETLDGLMNGSEALRLNAATDEETRGYLKQLSQRFDAVQKTTQTILQNLPGLIAAKRAQQQIFNDNEALRGELSALQRAYAESARLRPVTLGATVVSALLTLLCLVGLAALYLRDSRMRALEAEAREREAEARRLDEKRNNDNTQKAILQLMNELQDIADGDLTRQATVTEDITGAIADSVNYTVEELRELVGRVQQTAGEVTQASGQVQATSTQLLSTTEEQSRQIRQTGESVVEMADRITQVSRGAAESANVARASLTAAEQGQQAVQNAISGMNDIREQIQETSKRIKRLGESSQEIGEIVELISDITEQTNVLALNAAIQAASAGEAGRGFSVVAEEVQRLAERSGEATKQIGALIRTIQTDTQDAVHAMERSTQGVVEGARLSDNAGAALVEIGRVSRQLAELIEQISQSTSHEADLATTVARHIERILQVTEQTTSGTRQTAQSVRQLTLLSEELRNSVSRFKIA comes from the coding sequence ATGGGTTTCAAGAAATTCAGCCTGGGCCGGCGTACGCCGGCAGCCGACGCCGCCGCCGCCCTTGGCGGCGGGCCGGACATGGCCTATGCCGGCGGCCGGGAAGCCGCGCCCGCGGAACCTGCATCTGCCACACCTGCCGCGTCGGCCGCACCCGCCGGGCTTGGCGCCACGCCGCTGGAGCACGTGTCGGCGTGGATGGGCCGCATGCCGTTCTCGTCGCAGCAGCGGGTGCTGACCGTGGGCGTGGTGGTGTCGCTGGTGGCACTGCTGGGCTCGGTGTACCTGGATAACCGCATCGCCAACAATGCCGCGGCGCAGATCGAGATCGCCGGCGACATGCTGATGCACTCGCAGCGCCTGGGCAAGGCGGTGCCGGTGGCGCTGCTGGGCAATGCGCAGGCCTTTACGCAGCTGCGCGAGTCCAAGGAGACGCTGGCGAAGGACCTGAAGGCGCTGCAGGACGGCAGCGACGAGAAACACGTGCGCGCCACCACGGGCGATGCCGCGCCGCTGCTGGAAACCGCGATGACGTCGTGGAAGCGCTCGGAGAAGAGCGCGGCCGACGTGCTGGCCCAGCGGCCTGTGCTGACAACGATCGGCCAGACCCTGCAGGTCTTCAACGCGTCGAACCCCGAACTGCTGGAAGCCGCCGAGCAGGTGGCCGCGATCAAGCTGCAGTCCGGCGCCAATGCGCGCGAGGTGGCGGCGTCCGCGCAGCTGGTGATGCTGACGCAGCGCCTGGGCAAGAACCTGAACGAGTTCCTGGCCGGCGAAGGCGTCAACCCCGAGACCGCGTTCCTGCTCGGCAAGGACACCAACACCTTCCGCGAGACGCTCGACGGCCTGATGAACGGCAGCGAAGCGCTGCGCCTGAATGCCGCCACCGACGAAGAGACGCGCGGCTACCTGAAGCAGCTGTCGCAGCGTTTCGACGCGGTGCAGAAGACCACCCAGACCATTCTGCAGAACCTGCCCGGCCTGATCGCCGCCAAGCGCGCGCAGCAGCAGATCTTCAACGACAACGAGGCGCTGCGCGGCGAGCTGTCGGCCCTGCAGCGCGCGTATGCGGAGTCGGCGCGCCTGCGCCCGGTGACGCTGGGCGCGACCGTGGTGTCCGCGCTGCTGACGCTGCTATGCCTGGTCGGCCTGGCCGCGCTGTACCTGCGCGATTCGCGCATGCGCGCCCTCGAAGCCGAGGCGCGCGAACGCGAGGCCGAAGCGCGCCGCCTCGATGAAAAGCGCAACAACGACAACACCCAGAAGGCCATTCTGCAACTGATGAACGAGCTGCAGGATATCGCCGACGGCGACCTGACGCGGCAGGCCACGGTGACCGAGGACATCACCGGTGCCATCGCCGACTCGGTCAACTACACCGTGGAAGAACTGCGCGAGCTGGTCGGCCGGGTGCAGCAGACCGCGGGCGAGGTGACGCAGGCGTCGGGGCAGGTGCAGGCCACCTCGACCCAGCTGCTGTCGACCACCGAGGAGCAGTCGCGCCAGATCCGCCAGACCGGCGAATCGGTGGTGGAGATGGCCGACCGCATCACGCAGGTGTCGCGCGGCGCGGCCGAGTCGGCCAATGTGGCGCGCGCCTCGCTGACCGCGGCCGAGCAGGGCCAGCAGGCGGTGCAGAACGCCATCTCCGGCATGAACGACATCCGCGAGCAGATTCAGGAAACCTCCAAGCGGATCAAGCGCCTGGGCGAATCGTCGCAGGAGATCGGTGAAATCGTCGAGCTGATTTCCGACATTACCGAGCAGACCAACGTGCTGGCACTGAACGCCGCCATCCAGGCCGCCTCGGCCGGCGAAGCCGGGCGCGGCTTCTCGGTGGTGGCCGAGGAAGTGCAGCGGCTGGCCGAACGCTCCGGCGAGGCCACCAAGCAGATCGGCGCGCTGATCCGCACCATCCAGACCGATACCCAGGACGCCGTGCACGCCATGGAGCGCAGCACGCAGGGCGTGGTCGAAGGCGCGCGCCTGTCGGACAACGCCGGCGCGGCGCTGGTCGAGATCGGCCGCGTGTCGCGCCAGCTGGCGGAGCTGATCGAGCAGATCTCGCAGTCCACCTCGCACGAGGCCGACCTTGCCACCACGGTGGCGCGCCATATCGAACGCATCCTGCAGGTTACCGAGCAGACCACCAGCGGCACGCGCCAGACCGCGCAATCCGTGCGCCAGCTGACGCTGCTGTCCGAGGAACTGCGCAACTCGGTGTCGCGCTTCAAGATCGCCTGA
- a CDS encoding LemA family protein: MRASFSLSSQLRSPLSVLRWLLLAAMASLLTACGYNDFQAKDEAVKAAWGEVINQYQRRADLIPNLVNTVKGYATHERETLEAVTKARAAATSIQVSPETLNDPEAFKRFQQAQGELSSALSRLLAVSENYPQLKADASFRDLQSQLEGTENRITVARQRYIAAVQDFNVLARSFPTNLTAMIFKYPVKPSFTVDNEKAISTPPAVKF; this comes from the coding sequence ATGCGCGCCTCTTTCTCCCTGTCCTCGCAGCTGCGCTCGCCGCTGTCCGTGCTGCGCTGGCTGCTGCTGGCGGCCATGGCCAGCCTGCTGACCGCCTGCGGCTACAACGACTTCCAGGCCAAGGACGAGGCGGTCAAGGCGGCCTGGGGCGAGGTCATCAACCAGTACCAGCGCCGTGCCGACCTGATCCCCAACCTGGTCAACACCGTCAAGGGCTACGCCACGCACGAGCGCGAGACGCTCGAAGCGGTGACCAAGGCGCGCGCGGCCGCGACCAGCATCCAGGTCTCGCCCGAGACCCTGAACGACCCGGAAGCGTTCAAGCGCTTCCAGCAGGCGCAGGGCGAACTGTCCAGCGCGCTGTCGCGCCTGCTGGCGGTGTCCGAGAACTACCCTCAACTGAAGGCCGACGCCTCCTTCCGCGACCTGCAGTCGCAGCTGGAAGGCACCGAGAACCGCATCACCGTGGCGCGCCAGCGCTACATCGCCGCGGTCCAGGACTTCAACGTCCTGGCGCGCAGCTTCCCCACCAACCTGACCGCGATGATCTTCAAGTACCCGGTCAAGCCGTCGTTCACGGTGGACAACGAGAAGGCCATCTCGACGCCGCCGGCAGTCAAGTTCTGA
- a CDS encoding response regulator, whose product MTAINKILIVDDSPTEALFMSDLLGKRGFKVSVAGNSDQAFARLESESFDLILMDVVMPGQNGYQATRAIKRDDRFKDIPVIMCTSKGLDTDRIWGMRQGASDYIVKPVDGEELLGKIAALAH is encoded by the coding sequence ATGACTGCCATCAACAAGATCCTGATCGTCGACGACTCTCCGACCGAAGCGCTGTTCATGTCCGACCTGCTCGGCAAGCGCGGCTTCAAGGTCTCGGTCGCCGGCAACAGCGACCAGGCCTTCGCGCGCCTGGAATCGGAAAGCTTCGACCTGATCCTCATGGACGTGGTGATGCCCGGCCAGAACGGCTACCAGGCGACCCGCGCGATCAAGCGCGACGACCGCTTCAAGGACATCCCCGTGATCATGTGCACCAGCAAGGGCCTGGACACCGACCGCATCTGGGGCATGCGCCAGGGCGCGTCGGACTACATCGTCAAGCCGGTCGACGGCGAGGAACTGCTGGGCAAGATCGCCGCGCTGGCGCACTGA
- a CDS encoding response regulator has product MRVAHTEENQRVNAAGASIAAPGVPMPDTQAHARRKVLVIDDSSTIRRTAEIFLSQAGYQVMLAEDGFEALAKVGELHPDLVFCDILMPRLDGYQTCSLIKKSPRFHAIPVIMLSSRDGVFDRSRGRLVGAHDHLAKPFTREALLQAVQACLPVRADVAEKALPAC; this is encoded by the coding sequence ATGCGGGTCGCTCATACAGAAGAAAACCAGCGGGTCAATGCCGCCGGCGCCAGCATTGCGGCGCCTGGCGTACCAATGCCGGACACCCAGGCGCACGCGCGCCGCAAGGTGCTGGTCATCGACGATTCCAGCACCATCCGCCGCACGGCGGAAATCTTCCTGTCGCAGGCGGGATACCAGGTCATGCTGGCCGAGGACGGCTTCGAGGCGCTGGCCAAGGTCGGCGAGCTGCATCCGGACCTGGTCTTCTGCGACATCCTGATGCCCCGGCTGGACGGGTACCAGACCTGCTCCCTGATCAAGAAAAGCCCGCGCTTCCACGCCATCCCCGTGATCATGCTGTCGTCGCGCGACGGCGTGTTCGACCGCTCGCGCGGCCGGCTGGTGGGGGCGCATGACCATCTAGCCAAGCCGTTCACCCGCGAGGCGTTGCTGCAGGCCGTGCAGGCCTGCCTGCCGGTCCGCGCCGACGTGGCGGAAAAGGCCTTGCCGGCATGCTGA
- a CDS encoding TPM domain-containing protein → MGLTTGRSQQPSSWRTGLAALLLWLAAWLCAPALAADGFVPVPPLTQRVTDLTGTLSSQQRTALENVLAEYEQQRGSQIFVLMVPTTEPEPIDAYSIRVADAWRAGRKGIDDGVIVLIAKNNPPGLRKMRLEVGRGVQGSLTDAMSKRILQDVMAPHFRQNDFYGGLAAGISAIQATIDKEGLAGPQPRKAQQSSALADWLPVLFPLAIILFFFIGAMRRSRGPQIVTTRRGRDVIAGGLGGLGGYGMGQGWGRRGGGFGGGFGGGGGGGGGFSGGGGGGFDGGGASGNW, encoded by the coding sequence ATGGGCCTGACCACCGGCCGCTCGCAGCAGCCGTCCTCCTGGCGCACCGGCCTGGCCGCGCTGCTGCTGTGGCTGGCGGCATGGCTGTGCGCGCCGGCGCTGGCGGCCGACGGCTTCGTGCCGGTGCCGCCGCTGACCCAGCGCGTCACCGACCTGACCGGCACGCTCAGCTCGCAGCAGCGCACCGCGCTGGAAAACGTACTCGCCGAATACGAGCAGCAGCGCGGCAGCCAGATCTTCGTGCTGATGGTGCCGACCACCGAGCCCGAGCCCATCGACGCCTACAGCATCCGCGTGGCCGACGCGTGGCGCGCCGGGCGCAAGGGCATCGACGACGGCGTGATCGTCCTGATCGCCAAGAACAATCCGCCCGGGCTGCGCAAGATGCGGCTGGAGGTCGGTCGCGGCGTGCAGGGGTCGCTGACCGATGCCATGTCCAAGCGCATCCTGCAGGACGTGATGGCGCCGCATTTCCGCCAGAACGACTTCTACGGCGGGCTGGCGGCGGGCATCTCCGCCATCCAGGCCACCATCGACAAGGAAGGCCTGGCCGGGCCGCAGCCGCGCAAGGCGCAGCAATCCTCGGCGCTGGCCGACTGGCTGCCGGTGCTGTTCCCGCTGGCGATCATCTTGTTTTTCTTTATCGGCGCCATGCGGCGCTCCCGCGGGCCGCAGATCGTCACCACCCGGCGTGGCCGTGACGTGATCGCCGGCGGCCTTGGCGGGCTGGGGGGCTACGGCATGGGGCAGGGCTGGGGACGACGCGGCGGCGGCTTCGGAGGAGGTTTCGGCGGCGGTGGCGGCGGCGGTGGAGGCTTCAGCGGCGGAGGCGGCGGCGGCTTCGATGGCGGCGGCGCGTCCGGCAACTGGTGA
- a CDS encoding chemotaxis protein CheW — protein sequence MNAPRQDLRARHTRLQDYQAMLARRLREARTLPAADSYLALQIGARHWLLPLAETGEVLDMRPPSRVPLTQPWYSGLVNARGSLLGVIDFSLFCGGAPTPVQPGSKLVVLSRQVERACAILATRVAGLRHATELGLPHEEAAQGLDEVPAWEGQRFADRDGRDWQVLNVRALLDAPAFLQVGRSAA from the coding sequence ATGAACGCGCCACGCCAAGACCTACGCGCCCGCCACACCCGCCTGCAGGACTACCAGGCCATGCTGGCCCGGCGCCTGCGCGAGGCGCGCACCCTGCCCGCCGCAGACAGCTACCTGGCGCTGCAGATCGGCGCGCGCCACTGGCTGCTGCCGCTGGCGGAGACCGGCGAGGTGCTCGACATGCGCCCGCCCAGCCGCGTGCCGCTGACGCAGCCGTGGTACAGCGGCCTGGTCAATGCGCGCGGCAGCCTGCTTGGCGTGATCGATTTCAGCCTGTTCTGCGGCGGCGCGCCCACGCCGGTGCAGCCCGGCAGCAAGCTGGTGGTGCTGTCGCGCCAGGTGGAGCGCGCCTGCGCGATCCTGGCCACGCGCGTGGCCGGCTTGCGCCATGCCACGGAACTGGGGCTGCCGCACGAGGAGGCGGCGCAGGGACTGGATGAGGTGCCGGCCTGGGAGGGCCAGCGCTTTGCCGACCGCGACGGGCGCGACTGGCAGGTGCTCAACGTGCGCGCGCTGCTGGACGCGCCGGCGTTCCTGCAGGTGGGCCGCAGCGCGGCCTGA
- a CDS encoding TPM domain-containing protein: MPHLRRALHHFATTAGTARKHFPAEAQQQLQAAVHAGESRHRGEIRVVIEASLPLGHAWAGVTPRERARFLFGALEVWNTADHTGVLLYINLADHAVELLADRGIDASVGPAVWRELCDELAHGLKQDLSVTPVLVTVARIHELLASHFPSDGGHNPNELDDRPILI, encoded by the coding sequence ATGCCCCATCTCCGACGCGCCCTGCATCATTTCGCCACCACCGCCGGCACCGCCCGCAAGCACTTCCCGGCCGAGGCCCAGCAGCAGCTCCAAGCGGCCGTGCATGCCGGCGAGTCGCGCCATCGCGGCGAAATCCGCGTGGTCATCGAGGCCAGCCTGCCGCTGGGCCACGCCTGGGCCGGCGTGACCCCGCGCGAGCGCGCCCGCTTCCTGTTCGGCGCGCTTGAAGTCTGGAATACCGCCGACCATACCGGCGTGCTGCTCTATATCAACCTGGCCGACCACGCCGTCGAGCTGCTGGCCGACCGCGGCATCGACGCCAGCGTAGGGCCGGCGGTCTGGCGCGAACTGTGCGATGAACTGGCGCACGGGCTGAAGCAAGACCTGTCGGTGACGCCGGTTCTGGTCACGGTGGCGCGCATCCATGAGCTGCTGGCCAGCCATTTCCCGTCGGATGGGGGGCACAACCCCAATGAACTGGACGACCGGCCGATCTTGATCTAG